The Dendropsophus ebraccatus isolate aDenEbr1 chromosome 3, aDenEbr1.pat, whole genome shotgun sequence genomic interval CCCTGCCAAATAGAATATCATCAATATACCGGAGCCATAGCACAACAGCCTCACTCTTTGGGTAGCTGGATGTTGAAAATACTGTACGCTCAAAAAATCCTAGGAAGAGATTGGCATATCAGGGCGCACAAGTCGCCCCCATAGCCGCACCCCTTACCTGTAGATAGAACTGgtccttaaaagagaagtccggacaaaattattttttttatatgttattacttatggaaagttatccaattttctaatgtacattaattatggaaaatgctcatatactgctatttcccttaatttagtgtatcaggaagtgttagaattctctcaaaagcagtgacgtcacgacgaatggtgtaattcctatggagtgtccagcagggggccctctatatatagaaatcaatgagtaccattgacttctatatatagtgcgcccctgctggacactctattgaatcatttgatgtgtatgtaatgtaatgttatgcactgtactttgtgattgaatacatttatggaatactttggggagtaagtgtccttgctccccaaagtatcccataaatgtattcaatgaacacatttgcagggcaccgagcagggagggagagaagtgccatctacctcccccctcccttcctgctcggtgctgggcacatatacacagtactactcccccattatctgcagataatgggggagtagtacctgtgctatctatgcCCATCATATCACCTCTGCTCACACAAGGgccgctcttcatgccccctcctcctccgctccccctcctggcTTCAaactatcgcgccgctgactcccacccgcctgctcctcacactatcccgccgccgctctctgctcctgcatgccggccgcgtcagccttcccccaccccggccggggacaccaggaagcacggGGAGCGCCGTGCTCCCAgccggggtgggggagggctgacgcggccggcatgcaggagcagagagtggcggctggcggcgggatagtgtgaggagcaggcaggtgggagtcagcggcgcgggcagcggggagtcagcggcgcaATAGTTtgaagccaggaggaggagggggcatgaagagcggcCCTTGTGTGAGTGGAGGTGATATGATGGgcatagatagcacaggtactactcccccattatctgcagataatgggggagtagtactgtgtatatgtgcccagcaccgagcaggaagggaggggggaggtagatgacacttctctccctccctgctcggtgctctgctaatgtattcattgaatacatttatgggatactttggggagcaaggacacttactccccaaagtattccataaatgtattcaatcacaaagtacagtgcataacattacattacatacacatcaaatgattcaatagagtgtccagcaggggcgcactatatatagaagtcaatggtactcattgatttctatatatagagggccccctgctggacactccataggaattacaccattcgtcgtgacatTACTGCTTTTGagtaacacttcctgatacactaaattaagggaaatagcagtatatgagcattttccataattaatgtacattagaaaattggataactttccataagtaataacatataaaaaaaataattttggccggacttctcctttaaatgtgaaGTAGGTTGttctttgtatatatatttttacaggtTGTGTGGCACAGCTTATAGATATCTGTACATTTGCATGATATTATAACTTTTAGGTATTTTCCTCAGACCCCATCTATATAAAATACTATTAGTTGAATTAATATTGGACTATTTACTTATTTTGATTGTCTGTCCCACTTGCCCTGTATATACCGGTACCTAGTCCCCCCTATCCGTATCTTAATGGGTGTTTTTAATTATTTGGGATTTTTGTGTCAATAAAATggatatttaatatatatttctgtatgttgtttctgcatatggttgtgttcagactgacctatagaataatagtgtcatgtcgctgttaccatatagtgcattacgtagacacaggaaccccccaaatgttaccatattgcattcttttgtacgatttcacctatttatatcttcataaataatatatttggggttccatcatacatgttatggtaaaatgaatgacgccattacacagtacaactattcctgtaacaaataagccattacatggccttgtagatagaaaactgaaagtgctagagctcttagaaggggaggagggaaaaacgacaacgcaaagatcaaaatttgcgcggtccactgggtcattttgagcctggtcctcaaagggttaaaggggaactccggcaaaatgttttctttcaaatcaactgcttcggccgtccaggcatgatgggaattgtagttttgcaacaactggaggaccgaaggttccctacccctaataTAAAGCTCACTGGTTAACTGGTGACCAttcccactgtcctcctgtccaagagagctgctgctgccaggtttaggctatgttcacacattgcagttgtgTGAAATTGTGGAAGACTGTGTTGCAGTGTTTCAACCCCCTCAAAACTGTGGTAGAGATTCAGCAACCAATTCTCCCCTCTCTGCCTCCTGTCTCCTGCTGGAGGCCATCACCCTGATTGTGTAGGCTCCATTGTCTTTCTATGGAGGTCCATGAATGACCCTTAGGGATCAGCCACATGGCCGCCACCGCTACGGTCACGTGTTCCCGGCTGCTGCGGGAGCCCTATCAGGAGATACTACGTCCTCCTACGTCACCATCCCTTCATGGCGCGCTCCAGTATGACGTCCCCTTTAAGGCGCGCTCCCGCGGGCACTTCCGCTTCTGGGTACTTCCGGTGCTCTCCCGCCGTGCTCCGCGCGGCCGGTCACAGGAAGCGGCAGGATGTCTGGCTGGGAGCGGGAGAGTAGTGCACGGGGCTCCGGGGATGGGCGAATCTACGTGGGCAACCTACCGGCAGATGTACGGGAGAAGGAGCTGGAGGAGTTGTTCCAtcggtacgggaggatccgggcCATCGAGCTGAAGAACCGCGGGGGGAGCGGCGCTGCAACGTTCGCCTTCATCAGCTTCCAGGACCCGAGGTGAGTGGCGCCCCCTGCCCGCCCGCCCGGTGCTGCCTCCCCGCCGTGTGGTGCCGCGTGCTCAGGCTGGGGGCTTCCGGGTGCTAGGCCCGGGCTTTGTTATGCTGGGGGCGGGGGGTGTGCCGCCTCTCatcccttctcttctccctcagGGACGCGGAGGACGCCGTGTTCGGCCGCAACGGATACGAGTTTGGTTCATGGCGGTTGCGCGTGGAATTCCCGCGATCAAACCGGGGCTCAGGGGGCGGATACGGAGGAGGACCGCGTGGGAGGAACGGGCCCCCTTCCCGGCGATCCGAATACAGAGTCCTCGTCTCAGGTAACGTCACACAGCCGGGCTTCTGTTACTGTGTATGGAGGGgtgagggggcaggtgtgtggaggggtgaggggggcaggtgtgtggaggggtgagggggcaggtgtgtggAGGGGTAAGGGGGGTAGGTgtgagggggcaggtgtgtggaggggtgagggggcaggtgtgtggaggggtgagggggcaggtgtgtggaggggtgagggggcaggtgtgtggAGGGGTGAGGAGGGTAGGTGTGTGGAGGGGTAAGGGGGGTAGGTGTATGGAGGGGTGAGGGGGcatgtgtgtggaggggtgagggggcatgtgtgtgtggaggggtgagggggcatgtgtatggaggggtgaggagggggcaggtgtatggaggggtgaggagggggcaggtgtatggaggggtgaggagggggcaggtgtatggaggggtgaggagggggcaggtgtatggaggggtgaggagggggcaggtgtatggaggggtgaggagggggcaggtgtatggaggggtgaggagggggcaggtgtatggaggggtgaggagggggcaggtgtatggaggggtgaggagggggcaggtgtatggaggggtgaggagggggcaggtgtatggaggggtgaggagggggcaggtgtatggaggggtgaggagggggcaggtgtatggaggggtgaggagggggcaggtgtatggaggggtgaggagggggcaggtgtatggaggggtgaggagggggcaggtgtatggaggggtgaggagggggcaggtgtatggaggggagaggagggggcaggtgtatggaggggagaggagggggcaggtgtatggaggggtgaggagggggcaggtgtatggaggggtgaggagggggcaggtgtatggaggggtgaggagggggcaggtgtatggaggggtgaggagggggcaggtgtatggaggggtgaggagggggcaggtgtGGAGAGGGGGCAGATGTATGGAGGGGTGAGGGGTCATGTGTGGTCCGGGTATGGTGGGGTGAGGGATCATGTGTGGTCCGGGTATGGTGGGGTGAGGGGTCATGTGTGGTCCGGGTATGGTGGCGCTGCTGTATCCCGGTGAGTGGCACCCTTTGTCTGTGTACCCTGCGTGGCCACCACCATGTCACCCTGTAGCTTCCAGTCCTTCCCGGTAGTCTGCAGTGTTGTGTTCCTGTAGGGCTGCAGGCACTGAGAATGGAGGGGCTTTTCTTTCTGTAACctctgtgctgtttttttttttttttgctaaatcctgatttattaatatgtaaattagaagGTTTGGTGCCCTGAGGGCGGGACTACCCCTCTTCACCCATCTGGTGCGCCCCTCATTCAGTCATTCTTTGGTGCTCTGCAGAGATGAGTGGCAGATTACACagtgctccattcactctctCTGGAGCAGCGCTCCCCTGTGTCTGGCTTTTGAGCTTTGCTGAGCGCTGCTGCATGCGGAGGACATTTCTCCTCCATGTTAGTGATCGGCAGGAGTCACAGTGGTTGGATGATTCCCACCAGTCACCTGTCCTAGGAGATGACTGCACATTGTGGGAATACACCTGGGTCACAGTAGGGATTGGTACTCAGCGTGTCTCTCTTATTAACCTGAATGGGCGACATGTAATACGCAGCTTACCTTGTGGTTGTGCTGGCAGGTTTCCCCATAGGCCACAGCTGATTCCCTGCTAGAATCCTAGTAGTTGCTCAAGGATTGGCTTATTGTCTGGTGTCTTGTCCCCCGGCCCATTAACCCAATTGGAGCACTATAGGGGTGTTCTCAGAAAGTCATCTCCTATCCATGGGGTAGGGGATAATAGCAGATAACGGGGGTCCAACCTCTCTGGGCCTCATCAGTTCTCTCAAGAACTGATGACAAATGTCCTCGATATGAGCGGCATGTCTAGTGCTGAAGTaagaataacccttttaaagtggTACTAcagccaggacccctttttcTGCAATTCCTGGGGAGTGGGTGGGGGAACCataatgtccacttacctccctggtgctGCTGCCAGCTCTTGTCCCCTGCTATGCGGACGCTCAGCCATTAAGCGGCTGTATTGGTGTCCGGCCTCTGCTGCTGAATGCCTGAGGGGCTGCCGTGTTACATCTCAGGACCAAGAAGCAGCCTGGAACCGGAGCAGAGAATTGCGGGTGGCAGCCCTGAGGCCAGGGAGGGTATTGGATGTAATTGTTCTCAGCCACCCCCAGGCATTGCTTAAAAGTGTGTGGGAGGGTCCtctatggagtacccctttaatgcaaagagCTGCCCTCATATATAATACCATGGTAATGCTGTCAACTACCCATTACAGAATGAACAATACCTATAAATACTTGTGCTTTGTCCTAGGGTTTTGCTTTTTAATATAAGCTAATTGAGTTCATTGTACAATGGATCCGGCACATTATCAGGTAGATATGCTGTTATGCACAGAAAGCGGAGGCTGAGACTCTGGGGCACCTCTGTATTGTGATCGATTAGTCACTGTCGTCTGTCAGGTTTCTCTGAGGTGTTTGTAGCTTTGGTGGATGCATCGCTCTTCTCACCGCGCCGTGTCTCCTGTCTAATGTGACCTGTGCAGGCAGGAGGCTCAGGAGCTTTTTATTCGGATAGTTATTACTGACAATTTTAACCTCTTAGAGACGATATATGGTTTACAGGAGCTGGGTGGTCCCTGCTTACAGAGTGCATGCGGCAGGTTATGGCTGCATATAAAAGGCAGGTTCAGACTGAAGTCATACATGCCGTGATCAATACTGATCCGAAGTGACAGATGCCAAGTAATCAGACATTGTGCCCGCTTatttctaaataaatatataatatatactagaaaatgtacctggcgctgcccgggtataaagtgtcagtgtgttaattagatttattctaaggtgcccaggaggccaatctatgtccttgttttttttgtttaagggaaaatctccagtagccctatatgcctctatatacccgacagttctgcactgtttatgtaaattgtagcttatgcacattagaaataaactgtagaagttggtggaggtgctgtatacctgtagtatagagttggtggagatcttgtatacctgaagtatatagtttgggggtcctgtatacctgtagtgtatagtttgagggtcctgtatacctgtagtgtatagtttgagggtcctgtatacctgtagtgtatatagttggagttcctgtatacctatagtgtatagttttggggtcctgtatacctgtagtatagagttggtgggggtgctgtatacctgtagtgtatagtttggggtcctgtatacctgtagtatatatttgatggaggtcctgtatacctgtagtgttctgtagtatatagttgggcggtcctgtataactgtagtgtatagttttgggtcctgtatacctgtagtatagagttggtgggggtgctgtatatctgtagtatagagttggtggaggtcctgtatacttgtagtgtatagctggtggaggtcccgtgcacctgtagtgtatagttttggggtcctgtatacctgcagggtcgtatttaccattaggcactcgtggtctgcctttggcagcaccttgcatgggcgcagcaccagggagcagggggaaggaaacaactttttaatttttttaaatatttctagtcttccacctcctgttcaaaGTTGCTTTgtgaaggggggtatggtagtctTTTtaaaggggggtatggtagtattggtcaggtctggtatggcagtatcatccagtcacagtgtggcggtatcggtcaggtctggtgtggcggtgttatccagtcacagtgtggcggtattggtcaggtctgatatggtggtgtggaaagggggtctaccagttattactgtggatgttgtgaggcagcttccctagcaaccattgctccctgtgaaaatgaaagcagtaatcctattggttgctaaggctccaactgccgtgtctgctgcagctaattatatcacctgtgtttgcagtgaggagattttcccattcatctctatggggcgccgctcttccccctccccctcccctcctgtacatctggcggggacgggaccttcgctcttacctgcccaggcacccaatgtatctgtgggccaaattaggggtcaaacggttcaggcgtttggaagtccaTATGAGACAGactgactttcatttttatgatagatatatatatatagcatttttttttctattttcctccTCAAAAACCTAGATGCCttttataaagtgaaaaataacAGTATACATATAAATGGTATGCACATCTGTTTGGACTTTCCATTGTCCTGCTTTATTATAGGTGGAGAACAGCTAAGGTGACACTATGCCAGACACCACCAGCACCCATTGACTATAATGCGGTCTGGCGGTTTATTAGATAAAAAAGCACAATATGCAGCACTATTTTATCCGAGATGTCATCACAACCAACAATTAAGCAGGCATGTATGAGAACAAATGAATCCAAGCATTGTACCCCAGGGTTAAACCGATAATACTGATTGATTTATGGTACCCTATCTGAGTGCAGGGTAAAccagtgatagaaatgctgagtGGATCAATGTATGACTTGCTGCTATGCTGGAGGACTGACCCTGTGCCACAGGTTGACAGCTGTCTGCTTTTATACTATTTAGGCATACAGCTGCCAGTCAGCAGccggtgggcagagggagctggtgctcatgaatatcagggACTGAGCGCGTTCACAATATGAACAGGACTACAATGTGCTCCACTAGGTGTCTTCCATATTCTTCAGCATCTACAGAACAGCTGAATAGGGCGGTTTGTGATACTCCGGATGACTAGTTTCTGCTGTCGTCAGATAGAAAAGCATAGGCCCGGTGATTGTCTCTTTGAGCTGTCAGCTGCAAATCATGTACCAAACAGCAGACCCTGTTagagcaaggagacacatgatataTAGCACACATCCGTCTGGGTTTCCATAAGGTTAAAAGAAATACTTTTATTCACTGTTGAAAAgtcagaggctttcctgagccccCAAACTGCAATGTGGCTGTAATGGCTAAATTGTCTACGTCATGGAAgctcagacagatatatgaaaggtcttCTTGCTTTACCAgctgtctaacagtgtcagcagcccGGAACCTGAATTGTAGATGACAGACTATATTCAGAGATGATCGAATTTACAGCGaagcacttaaggccctattccacggaacgattatcgtccgtattcggacgatatcggccgctacggacgataattgtcccgtgaaatagagtgcaatgatcagccgacatcgttcatgtcggctgatcgttgcagtcgcttgtttttcaacatgttgaaaaacaagcgactgatatagcagcgatctgctgccgtcgctccgttgaataggcgcatcggcagcagacgctgctatatcctatgggctgcccagacgatcagcgatcatccaggcagctcctcgccgcccctcccgcactcacccgctcgctgcagccgcgttgaatagcggcggcagcgagcagggaatgaggagcaaacgagcacgtGTAATAGGCCTTTTAGTCAGCTCCTCAATCTGCTtttcagctggctgcctttgtaATCTGTGCCGCTTTGCCCCGGGTGcctgaaaagctggatccagtcctgggagaagtttcactttgtttctactgtaaattcgctcatctttacaatgaggatttaaaggggacctgACAACAGATTTCTGCTGACTAAGGTAAAGGTGGTGTACAATAGGGCATCTTACCTTGAATTAGCAGACATAACTTTATTTAAATGCGTCTTTCCAGCACTGACATAGAAGCTTTTAagcaaattaggagataaagcccatGGGGACCCCCAGGAAGTCCTTACTTGTTGGATTGTTGGCCTTTTGCAGCCCAGTATCacagtatgacactggccgttccgtgatccagccaggtcacggaacggctagtctcggagaagatcatcccatccggtactgcagtaccggccggatgttttttagggccgcagagttctaatgcgggcgcaactgtgcatgcccgcatcagaactctccactgcaaacagtgtgcactgacagggttgtttgcagtgccgctagggatcccggtcggagcgtatactatgtgtatacactccggctgggattccatagggggCAACtgaatgtatattttcgtataaatcagattgcaacaatggccgtagttatacgaaactatacgtagtgtgaacatagccaaagcttATATCTCCATGCTGGAGAAACAAATTAAAATAAGTTCTATCTCCTcattcagggtaagaagccctattgtataCGGCCTTTACTCTAGTCTGCAAAAAGCTGCTGACTGGTCCACTTGATGTACCACATGAGTGTGTAAATATCAGAAGCCATACTATTAGAAGGAGATGTAACTTATGGAGACAACTCAGACTGCAATACCAGTCCATCCAGTGGAGCCATATTTCAGTTTGTATACAGTTGCAGAAGCATATACAAGTCTGTCGGGTGTTCTCCATTGCTTGGTTGTCACAGGGCAAGAACCTGTGCGCTTTTATTGAGAAACTGAGCAATGGTGAATGCCCCATTGGAGGTCTGTGTCCTAATGAATTTAATACAAACCAAAAATATCTGCACAAATTATTTATTGTATCCAGAGGATGGGTCATCTGTATGCTCAATTGGAAAACCTCTCAAGGGTGCATTAGACATACTCTTTTGCCCAGTCTGACATTGGTGTGGAGACAGCCTTCAGAaggcagtgtggggtacagttaCTGAGACAACCGTATGATCAGTATATATTCTGCATAGGTTCTGttataaccccttaatgacctctGACGTATATTTGCGCCATGACGCCGCTACCCATGATTAGAGAGGGGTTGCGCTGTGACCATGATCTGAACTGCCACATTTCTGGctaaattattgaaatgcagctgtcgatactgacagctgcatttaaattgaACTAaacttagaatgaatggagccgcgtcatagaggggagggaattccctgccactggggcgggccggccggcctcccgtgcttgagcaccggccggttccggtgcatagaacggcgcagtgcacgggaatcgggcctcgGTCCAGAAAACGGATCGcggtgccggcgccgttcgatccgtggctttaggttaaagaggctgtacctggtggtacatcctctttaacaactGAAAAGTTTAGTtcaatttaaatgcagctgtcagtatcgacagctgcatttcaataatttagCCAGAAATGTGGCAGTTCAGATCATGGTCAcggtgcacgggaaccgggcctcggtctggAAAacagaccgcagcaccggcttccccgtgccggcgccgttcgatctgtggcttcaggttaaagaggatgtacctggtggtacatcctctttaagggcattggggggagatttatcaaacatggtgtaaagtgaaactggctcagttgcccctagcaaccaatcagattccacctttcattttgctaagagtctgtgaggaatgaaaggtggaatctggttgctaggggcaactgagccagtttcactttacaccatgtttaatagatctcccccatagtgtcttttttttttttttttttgtgaatataaGTTTTGCCAATTTTTTGGGACTAAATTCTATTTATGAGCAAGTGTTTGACAGATGAATAGTTTTTTagatgcaatttaaaaaaaactgtctggcaaaaatctttttctttcaaataaactggtgtcaaagttatatagatttgtaatttacttctatttaaaaatcttaagtcttcctatacttattagctactgtatgtcctgcaggaaatgttttattttcagtctgacacagtgctctctgctgacctttCTGGCCGAgactcagttttctatgaatccccttagaaaacctctcctgctctggacagttcctgtctc includes:
- the SRSF9 gene encoding serine/arginine-rich splicing factor 9, with the translated sequence MSGWERESSARGSGDGRIYVGNLPADVREKELEELFHRYGRIRAIELKNRGGSGAATFAFISFQDPRDAEDAVFGRNGYEFGSWRLRVEFPRSNRGSGGGYGGGPRGRNGPPSRRSEYRVLVSGLPPSGSWQDLKDHMREAGDVCYADVHKDGMGIVEFIRKEDMEYALRKLDDTKFRSHEGETSYIRVCAERNASYSRSRSRSRGRDSPYQSRRSPRYASPFRQY